The Dendropsophus ebraccatus isolate aDenEbr1 chromosome 3, aDenEbr1.pat, whole genome shotgun sequence genome includes a region encoding these proteins:
- the LOC138786424 gene encoding olfactory receptor 1E5-like: MNQSSISEFILLGFSVSEDKRLYLFTVFLLIYILTFVANLLIIILVYANIHLHNPMYLLLSNFSFLEICYTAVTVPKMLSDLLGQSQTISVAGCITQYHFFSLCAATEHFLLVVMAYDRYVAICHPLHYGGIMSNTFCMQLIATCWSVSAVSLTIPALSVAKLHFCGPNTIDHFFCEFNPLLKLSCTDTYIAQYIFNCLSWIIILGCLICIAISYAKIISTVIKIPSSHGKRKAFSTCTSHLTVVGIFYGTVIFIYLRPTVDVPFHQNKIVSVFYIVVTPMLNPIIYSFKNESLRKAASNVTDRILMKPY; the protein is encoded by the coding sequence ATGAACCAATCCAGCATTTCAGAATTCATTCTCCTAGGATTTTCTGTTAGTGAAGATAAACGCTTATACCTATTTACAGTCTTTCTTCTTATTTATATTTTAACCTTTGTAGCCAATTTGCTGATTATCATACTTGTGTACGCCAACATTCACCTTCATAACCCAATGTACTTACTTCTAAGTAACTTTTCGTTTCTCGAGATCTGTTACACAGCAGTTACAGTTCCCAAAATGCTTTCAGATTTGTTAGGTCAAAGCCAGACAATTTCTGTAGCTGGTTGTATCACTCAGTATCATTTCTTTTCTCTCTGTGCTGCCACGGAACATTTTCTCTTGGTTGTCATGGCATACGATCGCTATGTGGCTATTTGCCACCCTCTtcattatggcggtattatgaGCAATACATTCTGTATGCAACTTATTGCCACATGCTGGTCCGTCAGTGCCGTGTCTCTCACGATCCCAGCACTTTCCGTAGCCAAGCTTCATTTTTGTGGGCCAAATACAATCGACCATTTCTTTTGTGAATTCAACCCTTTATTAAAACTTTCCTGCACAGATACTTATATTGCTCAATATATTTTCAATTGTCTATCCTGGATTATTATACTTGGATGTTTAATTTGTATTGCTATCTCTTACGCCAAGATTATCTCTACCGTTATAAAAATTCCTTCTAGCCATGGTAAAAGGAAAGCTTTCTCAACGTGCACGTCCCATCTCACGGTGGTTGGGATATTTTATGGTACAGTCATTTTCATATACCTTCGACCAACAGTGGATGTTCCCTTCCACCAAAATAAAATAGTTTCTGTTTTTTACATAGTGGTAACGCCAATGCTTAATCCGATAATTTACAGCTTCAAAAATGAATCGTTAAGGAAAGCTGCTTCCAATGTTACTGACCGAATATTAATGAAACCATATTGA